A window of Streptomyces gilvosporeus contains these coding sequences:
- the serB gene encoding phosphoserine phosphatase SerB, whose product MSASQIPPATAVPGDDVPTLLVKIFGKDRPGITAGLFDTLAAYSVDVVDIEQVVTRGRITLCALVTAPAPAQGATGSSEGDLRATVHSWAESLHLQAEIISGRGDNRPRGEGRSHVTVLGHPLTAESTACIAAAITSTGGNIDRIFRLAKYPVTAVEFAVSGAATDALRSVLALEAARLGVDVAVVAAGLQRRAQRLVVMDVDSTLIQDEVIELFAAHAGCEAEVAEVTAAAMRGELDFEQSLHARVALLAGLDASVVETVRKEVRLTPGARTLVRTLKRLGYQVGVVSGGFTQVTDALKEELGLDFAAANTLEVADGRFTGRVTGDIVDRAGKARLLRSFAEQAGVPLDQTVAIGDGANDLDMLNTAGLGVAFNAKPVVREAAHTAVNVPFLDTVLYLLGVTREEVEAADMHLE is encoded by the coding sequence ATGAGCGCATCGCAGATCCCGCCTGCCACCGCCGTACCGGGCGATGACGTCCCGACCCTCCTCGTGAAGATCTTCGGGAAGGACCGGCCGGGCATCACCGCCGGCCTCTTCGACACCCTCGCCGCCTACTCCGTCGATGTCGTGGACATCGAGCAGGTGGTGACCCGTGGCCGCATCACCCTGTGCGCCCTGGTCACCGCCCCCGCACCGGCCCAGGGCGCCACCGGCTCGTCCGAGGGCGACCTGCGGGCCACCGTGCACAGCTGGGCGGAGTCGCTGCACCTCCAGGCGGAGATCATCTCCGGCCGGGGCGACAACCGTCCGCGCGGTGAGGGCCGCTCGCATGTGACGGTGCTGGGGCATCCGCTGACCGCGGAGTCGACGGCCTGTATCGCCGCCGCCATAACGTCCACGGGCGGCAATATCGACCGTATCTTCCGGCTCGCGAAGTATCCGGTGACCGCGGTCGAGTTCGCGGTCTCGGGTGCCGCGACCGATGCGCTGCGGTCCGTCCTGGCCCTGGAGGCCGCGCGGCTCGGGGTCGATGTCGCGGTGGTCGCGGCGGGGCTCCAGCGCCGGGCGCAGCGGCTGGTGGTGATGGATGTGGACTCCACGCTCATCCAGGACGAGGTCATCGAGCTGTTCGCGGCGCACGCCGGATGCGAGGCCGAGGTCGCCGAGGTGACCGCCGCGGCGATGCGCGGGGAGCTGGACTTCGAGCAGTCGCTGCACGCCCGGGTCGCGCTGCTGGCCGGGCTGGACGCGTCCGTGGTGGAGACCGTGCGCAAGGAGGTGCGGCTCACCCCCGGGGCGCGCACCCTGGTGCGGACCCTCAAGCGGCTCGGCTATCAGGTCGGCGTGGTGTCGGGCGGGTTCACCCAGGTCACCGATGCGCTCAAGGAGGAGCTGGGGCTGGACTTCGCGGCCGCCAACACCCTGGAGGTCGCGGACGGCCGGTTCACCGGCCGGGTGACCGGCGACATCGTGGACCGGGCCGGGAAGGCGCGGCTGCTGCGCAGCTTCGCGGAGCAGGCCGGGGTGCCGCTGGACCAGACGGTGGCGATCGGCGACGGCGCCAATGACCTGGACATGCTCAACACCGCGGGGCTGGGGGTGGCCTTCAATGCCAAGCCGGTCGTACGGGAGGCGGCGCACACCGCGGTGAACGTGCCGTTCCTGGACACCGTGCTGTATCTGCTGGGCGTCACCCGCGAAGAGGTCGAGGCCGCGGATATGCACCTGGAGTGA
- a CDS encoding SixA phosphatase family protein, producing the protein MSVDTPRRIVLLRHAKAEWTQESDHERPLADRGRRDAPAAGRWLAHSGITPDLTLCSTAARTRETWKLAVHELPQRPRTVYEERLYEASLGELIALLNETSDDVDDLMLVGHNPGVHALADALSGEADGDLLPRMNRSGFPTAAVAVVTFTGSWKSVEHGVGRLVAYWTPQG; encoded by the coding sequence ATGAGCGTCGATACACCCCGCCGGATCGTCCTCCTCCGACACGCAAAGGCCGAATGGACGCAGGAAAGCGACCATGAGCGCCCGCTCGCCGACCGCGGCCGCCGGGACGCCCCGGCCGCCGGCCGCTGGCTGGCCCACAGCGGGATCACCCCCGATCTGACCCTCTGCTCGACCGCCGCTCGCACCCGGGAGACCTGGAAGCTCGCCGTCCACGAGCTCCCGCAGCGGCCCAGGACCGTCTACGAGGAGCGGCTGTACGAGGCCTCCCTCGGCGAGCTCATCGCGCTCCTGAACGAGACGTCCGACGACGTCGACGACCTGATGCTGGTCGGCCACAACCCGGGTGTGCACGCCCTCGCCGATGCGCTGTCGGGCGAGGCGGACGGCGATCTGCTGCCGCGGATGAACCGCAGCGGCTTCCCGACGGCCGCCGTCGCCGTGGTCACCTTCACCGGGTCGTGGAAGTCCGTCGAGCACGGCGTCGGCCGGCTCGTCGCGTACTGGACCCCGCAGGGCTGA
- a CDS encoding SGM_5486 family transporter-associated protein encodes MPVLEPNPQNSQKKLLLVLGLMLGVTVVVAVIASIAAP; translated from the coding sequence ATGCCAGTGCTCGAACCGAACCCGCAGAACAGCCAGAAGAAGCTGCTCCTCGTCCTGGGCCTGATGCTCGGCGTGACCGTCGTCGTCGCGGTCATCGCGAGTATCGCCGCACCGTGA